A DNA window from Pseudarthrobacter sp. W1I19 contains the following coding sequences:
- a CDS encoding ABC transporter ATP-binding protein: MSDVLELDSVSVVRGKKTLLDKVDWQVNDGERWVILGPNGAGKTTLLQIAAARMHPSSGTAGILDEILGRVDVFELRPRIGLSSAALATQIPEHENVLNVVVTAAYGVTGRWREGYERDDERRAFRLLNDWGMGPLLNRTFATLSEGERKRVQIARALMTDPELLLLDEPAAGLDLGGREELVHKLGELARDEAAPAMVLVTHHLEEVPPGFTHAMLLRDGGVVAAGPITEVLTAENLSETFGLDLDVTENAGRYTAVARR, encoded by the coding sequence ATGAGTGATGTTCTGGAACTGGACTCCGTCAGCGTTGTCCGCGGTAAAAAGACCCTGCTGGACAAAGTCGACTGGCAGGTCAACGACGGCGAACGCTGGGTGATCCTCGGCCCTAACGGCGCTGGCAAGACCACACTCCTCCAGATTGCTGCCGCGCGTATGCACCCCAGCAGCGGCACGGCAGGGATCCTTGATGAGATTCTGGGCCGGGTTGACGTCTTCGAACTCCGCCCCCGCATCGGGCTTTCCTCAGCCGCCCTCGCCACCCAGATTCCCGAGCACGAGAACGTCCTTAACGTGGTGGTCACCGCCGCCTATGGCGTGACGGGCCGCTGGCGCGAGGGGTACGAGCGCGACGACGAACGGCGGGCTTTCCGCCTCCTCAACGACTGGGGGATGGGCCCCCTCCTGAACCGGACCTTCGCAACGTTGTCCGAGGGGGAGCGCAAGCGTGTCCAGATCGCCCGCGCCCTGATGACCGATCCTGAACTGCTGCTGCTGGATGAACCGGCCGCCGGCCTGGACCTCGGCGGCCGTGAGGAACTCGTCCACAAGCTGGGAGAACTCGCCCGCGACGAGGCCGCACCCGCCATGGTGCTCGTCACCCACCACCTTGAAGAAGTTCCGCCGGGCTTCACGCATGCCATGCTGCTGCGCGACGGTGGCGTGGTGGCCGCGGGCCCGATCACTGAGGTACTGACGGCGGAAAACCTCAGTGAAACGTTCGGCCTGGACCTCGATGTGACTGAGAACGCCGGCCGGTACACCGCCGTCGCCCGCCGCTAA
- a CDS encoding type B 50S ribosomal protein L31 — MKSDIHPKYEAVVFNDLASGVKFLTKSTVSSSKTIEWEDGNTYPVIDVEISSESHPFYTGKQRIMDSAGRVERFNARFKGFGGKK, encoded by the coding sequence ATGAAGTCTGATATCCACCCGAAGTACGAAGCTGTTGTTTTCAACGACCTGGCTTCCGGCGTCAAGTTCCTGACCAAGTCCACCGTGTCTTCCTCGAAGACCATCGAGTGGGAAGACGGCAACACCTACCCGGTCATCGACGTCGAAATCTCCTCCGAGTCCCACCCGTTCTACACGGGCAAGCAGCGCATCATGGACTCCGCAGGCCGCGTCGAGCGCTTCAACGCTCGCTTCAAGGGCTTCGGCGGCAAGAAGTAA
- a CDS encoding RNA methyltransferase, whose amino-acid sequence MTIHYLESAADPRVTDYTQLTDVHLRKLREPAEGMYIAESSRVLRRALAAGHQPRSFFLAEKWLDDLQDILRAYPDVPAFIGSAALLEEITGFHLHRGAMAAMQRPAPVPLPELLAGARRVAVLEDIVDHTNVGAIFRSAAALDIDAVLVSPRCGDPLYRRSVRVSMGTVFQVPWARLNSWPQDLHLLKDHGFTVAALELTDDAQDVDKVAAQNPEKLALVLGTEGAGMSAETLAAVDLAIKIPMRNGVDSLNVAAASAVAFWELRPRDELRN is encoded by the coding sequence GTGACAATCCACTATCTCGAGTCCGCCGCGGATCCCCGCGTGACCGACTACACCCAGCTCACGGACGTGCACCTGCGCAAGCTCCGGGAGCCCGCCGAGGGCATGTACATTGCAGAATCCTCGCGGGTGCTCCGCCGTGCGCTGGCAGCCGGGCACCAGCCGCGCTCGTTCTTCCTGGCGGAAAAGTGGCTGGACGATCTCCAGGACATCCTCCGGGCGTACCCGGACGTACCCGCGTTTATCGGCAGCGCCGCCCTACTGGAGGAGATTACCGGCTTCCATCTCCACCGCGGCGCCATGGCGGCCATGCAGCGTCCCGCCCCGGTGCCGTTGCCCGAACTGCTCGCCGGCGCCCGCCGCGTGGCCGTGCTGGAGGACATCGTGGACCACACCAATGTGGGGGCGATCTTCCGGTCGGCCGCCGCTTTGGACATCGACGCCGTCCTGGTGTCGCCCCGCTGCGGCGATCCCCTCTATCGCAGAAGTGTCCGCGTGAGCATGGGCACCGTTTTCCAGGTGCCCTGGGCACGGCTCAACAGCTGGCCGCAGGACCTGCACCTGCTCAAGGACCACGGCTTCACCGTCGCGGCCCTGGAGCTGACCGATGATGCGCAGGACGTGGACAAGGTGGCCGCGCAGAATCCGGAGAAACTGGCCCTGGTGCTCGGCACCGAAGGCGCAGGCATGAGCGCAGAGACACTTGCGGCCGTCGACCTCGCGATCAAAATCCCCATGCGCAACGGGGTGGATTCGCTCAATGTGGCTGCCGCCTCGGCCGTGGCGTTCTGGGAGCTGCGGCCACGCGACGAGCTCCGGAATTAA
- a CDS encoding YeiH family protein: MPVSRSLPAPGPGLPEHADRLIPGLATAALALAVAFLVHRLVPALPAMTLAVVLGVLAANLPAAGVWTAGRARPGLDFAGKHLMRGGIVLLGLKVSVMDVLGLGWLALVLIAGVVAASFGGTYLISRLFRLPPVTSLLVATGFSICGASAIGAMAAVRRIRHVDTVLPVALVTLCGTLAIGVLPLLVHPLQLSAPAFGAWTGASVHDVGQVVATAQTAGTAALGIAVVVKLTRVLLLAPVTAIAGAHHRQAMRSGPDNDAQAKLPPVVPLFVLGFMAMVGLRSTEWLGAGWLEAGAALQDILLGAALFGLGSAVRIRTLMLTGGRALLAALASWLLIALLGLAAALLITA, encoded by the coding sequence GTGCCAGTCAGCAGAAGCCTCCCAGCCCCGGGCCCGGGCCTCCCCGAACATGCTGACCGGCTGATCCCGGGGCTGGCCACGGCGGCCCTTGCGCTGGCTGTTGCCTTCCTCGTGCACCGCCTGGTTCCCGCGCTTCCGGCCATGACGCTGGCCGTGGTTTTGGGCGTCCTCGCAGCCAACCTGCCCGCGGCCGGGGTCTGGACCGCCGGAAGGGCCCGCCCCGGGCTGGACTTCGCCGGAAAACACCTGATGCGCGGCGGCATCGTCCTGCTGGGGCTGAAGGTGAGCGTCATGGACGTGCTGGGGCTGGGCTGGCTTGCCTTGGTCCTGATTGCCGGGGTGGTCGCCGCCAGTTTCGGCGGCACCTACCTGATCTCCCGGCTGTTCCGTCTTCCGCCCGTGACCTCGCTCCTGGTGGCGACCGGGTTCTCGATTTGTGGTGCTTCAGCCATCGGAGCCATGGCCGCGGTGCGCCGGATCCGGCACGTGGACACCGTCCTTCCGGTGGCGCTGGTGACGCTGTGCGGGACGCTTGCCATCGGCGTCCTGCCCTTGCTGGTCCACCCTCTTCAGCTTTCCGCGCCCGCGTTTGGGGCCTGGACGGGCGCGTCCGTTCACGACGTTGGCCAAGTGGTGGCCACGGCGCAAACTGCGGGAACGGCAGCACTGGGCATCGCCGTGGTGGTTAAACTCACCCGGGTGCTGCTGCTGGCGCCCGTGACAGCCATAGCCGGAGCACACCACCGACAGGCCATGCGGTCCGGCCCCGACAACGATGCTCAGGCGAAGCTGCCGCCCGTGGTCCCATTGTTCGTCCTGGGCTTCATGGCCATGGTGGGCCTGCGTTCCACAGAGTGGCTGGGCGCCGGGTGGCTGGAGGCAGGGGCGGCGCTGCAGGACATCCTGCTCGGTGCCGCGCTGTTCGGTCTGGGCTCGGCGGTGCGGATCCGCACCCTGATGCTCACCGGCGGACGCGCGCTCCTGGCAGCCCTTGCATCCTGGCTCCTGATTGCCCTCCTGGGGCTGGCGGCCGCCCTGCTGATCACTGCGTGA
- a CDS encoding sulfite exporter TauE/SafE family protein gives MDLLSSIFVSIAGLWAGTINAVVGSGTLVTFPVLIALGVTPVVASMSNAMGLVFGTAAGAFGYRRELKGRGRQLMRLLPASLLGGISGAWLLLHLPEKVFHYVAPVLLVLALLMVVFQPRMQAWVRNREENPEHAVRDKRHAVLLVVLVYLAGVYGGYFVAAQGILLVGILGVFLTGTIQNANAMKNILVLGVNLVAAISYLLFAFDRINWLVVLLIAVSSSIGGLLGAKVGRRLSPTVLRGVIFVLGLVALGFMTANLLK, from the coding sequence TTGGATCTCCTCAGCAGCATCTTTGTGTCCATCGCCGGCCTCTGGGCCGGCACTATCAACGCCGTGGTGGGCTCCGGCACCCTGGTAACGTTCCCCGTCCTCATCGCCCTGGGGGTCACACCCGTTGTTGCCTCAATGAGCAATGCGATGGGCCTCGTTTTCGGGACGGCTGCCGGAGCGTTCGGCTACCGCCGGGAGCTGAAGGGCCGCGGCCGGCAACTGATGCGGCTGCTGCCGGCGTCCCTGCTGGGCGGCATCTCCGGCGCCTGGCTGCTCCTGCACCTGCCGGAAAAGGTCTTCCACTACGTGGCCCCGGTCCTGCTGGTACTCGCCCTGCTGATGGTGGTATTCCAGCCGCGCATGCAGGCCTGGGTACGCAACCGCGAGGAGAACCCGGAACACGCGGTGCGGGACAAACGGCACGCTGTCCTCCTGGTGGTGCTGGTCTACCTTGCCGGGGTTTACGGCGGCTACTTCGTGGCTGCCCAGGGGATCCTGCTGGTGGGCATCCTTGGCGTCTTCCTCACCGGCACCATCCAAAACGCCAATGCCATGAAAAACATCCTGGTGCTCGGCGTGAACCTGGTGGCCGCCATCTCCTACCTGCTGTTCGCGTTCGACCGGATCAACTGGCTCGTTGTGCTGCTGATCGCCGTCAGCTCAAGCATCGGCGGCCTCCTGGGCGCCAAGGTAGGACGCAGGCTTTCCCCCACAGTGCTGCGCGGGGTGATCTTCGTCCTGGGGCTGGTGGCCCTGGGATTCATGACCGCCAATCTGCTGAAATAA
- the pepN gene encoding aminopeptidase N: MSHENLQRDEAAARSALINTTSYDVSLDVRQAPDPDVAGYPTSSVINFTAEPGASTFLDFIGSEVHSVVLNGKGLRVDEVVDGARIRLEKLQAENQVTVTGTALYSRSGEGMHRFVDPADGQCYLYTQYEPADARRVFANFEQPDLKATYTFHVMAPADWHVVSNGAEVNRTLLTDGSATARWDFAATEPMSTYITTVLAGPYFKAEDRWQATLDDGTSLDVPLALYCRASMAGSFDTDELFRLTKKGLDFFNRLFDYPYPWGKYDQAFVPEYNLGAMENPGLVTFTESYVFTSRATDAQYQARANTLMHEMAHMWFGDLVTMQWWDDLWLKESFADYMGTLGVDRATDWDTAWVNFANKRKAWAYVQDQLPTTHPIVADIPDLEAAKQNFDGITYAKGASVLKQLVAYVGFESFIAGSREYFRKHAYGNTSLADLLAALSTASGRDLAGWAKQWLQTSGISTLSLDFAAGDKVRDDDGAPGRVAIVQEATDPVTGREELRPHRLRVGSYDFDGDGALVRTGSFETDVAGARTELPQLAGQRRPALLLVNDDDLTYAKVRLDPASEATVRASLDRITDPMARALCWTALWNSARDGERPASGYVDAVAAFGPAETGIGVLLNILENAGTAVERYTPARERVAVRASFLATAEDDMDRAKPGSDQQLAWARTLATFSRHDSSMLPRLRGLLDGTAPVEGLSVDAELRWHMWHAMAANCQATVAELDAELARDTTASGRAGHATALAARPDPDVKAAAWNAAVHGNELSNQLLSATISGFMTAPANLLEPYVEPYFECLRSVWEGRSIEIASRIVRGLFPLAQDLAEGTEPVDHPVIRRTDEWLESNADAPRALCRIIIEQRSHLLRALTAQASR, encoded by the coding sequence GTGTCACATGAGAATCTGCAGCGCGATGAAGCTGCCGCCCGGTCAGCCCTGATCAACACCACCAGCTATGACGTTTCGCTGGACGTGCGGCAGGCACCGGACCCGGACGTGGCCGGCTATCCCACCAGCAGCGTGATCAACTTCACCGCCGAGCCCGGTGCCTCAACGTTCCTGGACTTCATCGGCAGCGAGGTGCACAGCGTGGTCCTGAACGGCAAGGGCCTTCGCGTGGATGAGGTGGTGGACGGCGCCAGGATCAGGCTGGAGAAGCTGCAGGCCGAGAACCAGGTCACCGTTACCGGAACTGCCCTCTACAGCCGCTCCGGTGAGGGAATGCACCGGTTCGTGGACCCTGCCGATGGGCAGTGCTACCTCTACACCCAGTACGAGCCGGCCGACGCCCGCCGGGTTTTCGCCAACTTTGAACAGCCCGACCTCAAAGCCACCTACACCTTCCATGTCATGGCGCCCGCGGACTGGCACGTCGTCTCCAACGGGGCGGAGGTTAACCGCACCCTGCTCACGGACGGTTCCGCCACGGCCCGCTGGGACTTCGCCGCCACAGAGCCCATGTCCACCTACATCACCACCGTGCTGGCCGGGCCGTACTTCAAGGCCGAGGACCGCTGGCAGGCAACGCTCGACGACGGGACCTCCCTGGACGTCCCGCTCGCCCTGTACTGCCGCGCCTCTATGGCCGGTTCATTCGACACCGATGAGCTGTTCCGGCTTACCAAAAAAGGCCTGGACTTCTTCAACCGGCTCTTCGACTACCCCTACCCGTGGGGCAAATACGACCAGGCCTTCGTGCCCGAATACAACCTCGGCGCCATGGAGAACCCCGGCCTGGTGACGTTCACCGAAAGCTACGTCTTCACCTCCCGTGCCACCGATGCCCAGTACCAGGCGCGGGCCAACACCCTGATGCACGAGATGGCGCACATGTGGTTCGGCGACCTGGTGACCATGCAGTGGTGGGACGACCTGTGGCTCAAGGAATCCTTCGCCGACTACATGGGCACCCTGGGTGTAGACCGCGCTACGGACTGGGACACCGCCTGGGTCAATTTCGCCAACAAACGCAAGGCCTGGGCCTACGTCCAGGACCAGCTGCCCACCACCCATCCCATCGTGGCGGACATCCCGGACCTGGAAGCCGCCAAGCAGAACTTCGACGGAATCACTTACGCCAAGGGCGCCTCGGTGCTGAAGCAGCTGGTGGCCTACGTGGGATTCGAATCCTTTATCGCCGGCTCTCGTGAATACTTCCGCAAGCACGCCTACGGAAACACGTCCCTGGCCGATCTGCTGGCCGCACTGAGCACCGCTTCCGGGCGGGATCTCGCGGGCTGGGCGAAGCAGTGGCTGCAGACCTCGGGGATCTCCACGCTGTCCCTGGACTTCGCGGCCGGTGACAAGGTAAGGGACGACGACGGCGCCCCCGGCCGGGTGGCCATCGTCCAGGAAGCGACGGACCCGGTGACGGGACGCGAAGAGCTGCGGCCGCACCGCCTGCGCGTGGGCTCCTATGATTTTGACGGCGACGGCGCGCTGGTGCGGACCGGAAGTTTCGAAACGGACGTGGCCGGTGCACGGACGGAACTCCCCCAGCTCGCCGGCCAGCGGCGGCCCGCCCTCCTGCTTGTCAACGATGATGACCTCACCTATGCCAAGGTCCGGCTGGACCCTGCATCCGAAGCAACCGTGCGGGCATCGCTGGACCGGATTACCGATCCCATGGCCCGGGCCCTCTGCTGGACGGCGTTGTGGAACTCCGCCCGGGACGGAGAGAGGCCCGCTTCGGGGTACGTGGACGCTGTTGCCGCTTTCGGCCCGGCTGAAACCGGGATCGGGGTGCTGCTGAACATCCTCGAGAACGCGGGCACCGCCGTCGAACGCTACACCCCGGCCCGGGAACGCGTTGCCGTGCGGGCGTCCTTCCTGGCCACCGCGGAGGATGACATGGACCGGGCAAAACCGGGCTCGGACCAGCAGCTTGCCTGGGCGCGGACGCTCGCCACCTTCAGCAGGCATGACAGCTCCATGCTGCCCCGGCTGAGGGGTTTGTTGGATGGGACAGCGCCCGTGGAAGGCCTGTCGGTGGATGCTGAACTGCGCTGGCACATGTGGCATGCCATGGCTGCAAACTGCCAGGCAACGGTGGCTGAGCTGGACGCCGAACTGGCCCGCGACACCACGGCATCAGGACGCGCCGGCCACGCCACGGCCCTCGCCGCCCGGCCCGATCCGGACGTCAAAGCCGCGGCATGGAACGCCGCAGTGCACGGGAACGAACTCTCCAATCAGCTGCTGTCCGCCACGATCTCGGGTTTCATGACAGCGCCGGCGAACCTGCTGGAGCCCTATGTGGAACCGTACTTTGAGTGCCTGCGCAGTGTGTGGGAGGGGCGGAGCATCGAGATCGCGAGCCGGATTGTCCGCGGCCTTTTCCCGCTGGCCCAGGACTTGGCGGAAGGCACGGAGCCGGTGGACCATCCGGTCATTCGGCGGACGGACGAGTGGCTGGAATCCAATGCGGACGCTCCCCGTGCTCTGTGCAGGATCATCATCGAGCAGCGCAGCCACTTGCTGCGGGCACTCACCGCACAGGCATCCCGGTAA
- a CDS encoding biotin/lipoate A/B protein ligase family protein translates to MTATPSPAADSASRRHGEYKVPGGKLVVVDLDVTDGLLANVSVSGDFFLEPDEALLDINRGLTGLPEGMTASELAAVVTASLPPNAALFGFSADAVAIAVRRALARATSWADHHWNLIAPTVLPTEINVALDEVLTEEVGAGRRNPTLRFWDWQEPSTVIGSFQSYRNEVDPDGVAKHGIKVVRRISGGGAMFMEAGNCITYSLYLPQTLVDGLSFADSYPFLDAWVMAALEKLGITAFYVPLNDIATDQGKIGGAAQKRLANGGMLHHVTMSYDIDADKMVEVLRIGKEKLSDKGTRSAKKRVDPLRRQTGLARPDIIAAMMEVFAERYSATPSELTEAELATARERVAAKFGTDEWLHRVP, encoded by the coding sequence ATGACCGCTACGCCATCCCCAGCAGCTGATTCCGCTTCCCGCCGGCACGGCGAGTACAAAGTCCCCGGCGGCAAGCTGGTGGTGGTGGACCTGGACGTCACGGACGGCCTGCTGGCCAACGTCTCCGTCAGCGGTGATTTTTTCCTTGAGCCGGACGAGGCACTCCTGGACATCAACCGCGGCCTCACGGGACTGCCGGAAGGTATGACGGCGTCCGAGCTTGCCGCCGTCGTCACCGCTTCACTGCCTCCCAATGCGGCCCTGTTCGGCTTCTCTGCCGACGCCGTCGCCATCGCAGTCCGCCGCGCACTGGCCAGGGCCACATCCTGGGCGGACCACCACTGGAACCTCATCGCGCCCACGGTCCTGCCCACGGAAATCAACGTCGCGCTGGACGAAGTGCTCACCGAAGAGGTGGGCGCCGGCCGCCGCAATCCGACGCTCCGTTTCTGGGACTGGCAGGAACCGTCCACGGTGATCGGCAGCTTCCAGTCCTACCGCAACGAGGTGGACCCGGACGGAGTGGCCAAGCACGGCATCAAAGTGGTCCGCCGGATCAGCGGCGGGGGAGCGATGTTTATGGAGGCGGGCAACTGCATCACGTACTCGCTGTACCTGCCGCAGACCCTGGTGGACGGCCTGAGCTTCGCCGACTCCTACCCGTTCCTCGACGCCTGGGTCATGGCCGCGCTGGAGAAACTGGGCATCACCGCCTTCTACGTCCCGCTGAACGATATCGCCACGGACCAGGGCAAAATCGGCGGGGCTGCCCAGAAGCGCCTGGCCAACGGCGGCATGCTGCACCACGTGACCATGAGCTACGACATCGACGCCGACAAGATGGTGGAAGTGCTGCGCATCGGCAAGGAAAAGCTCTCGGACAAGGGCACCCGCAGCGCCAAGAAACGGGTGGACCCGCTCCGCCGCCAGACCGGCCTGGCCCGCCCGGACATCATCGCGGCCATGATGGAAGTCTTCGCCGAGCGGTACAGCGCCACGCCCTCGGAGCTGACCGAGGCTGAGCTGGCCACGGCCCGCGAACGCGTGGCTGCAAAGTTCGGAACCGACGAATGGCTCCACCGGGTGCCGTGA
- a CDS encoding VOC family protein: MAIARFPVVVLDCPDPKILAEFYAALLDWKIEEGEDWWSVKADHGDALSFQKVDSYTPPQWPGQDVPQQMHLDVVVDDLDTAETEVLKLGATKHEYQPGTTFRVFLDPAGHPFCLCLS; encoded by the coding sequence ATGGCTATCGCACGCTTTCCCGTGGTTGTTCTCGATTGTCCTGACCCGAAAATACTCGCGGAATTTTATGCCGCCCTGCTCGACTGGAAGATCGAAGAGGGTGAGGACTGGTGGTCTGTCAAAGCCGATCACGGCGATGCCCTGAGTTTCCAGAAGGTGGACTCCTACACGCCGCCGCAATGGCCAGGCCAGGACGTGCCGCAGCAGATGCACCTCGACGTTGTGGTGGACGACCTCGACACCGCGGAAACAGAGGTGCTCAAACTTGGTGCCACCAAGCACGAATACCAGCCGGGAACAACCTTCCGGGTGTTCCTTGACCCGGCCGGCCACCCGTTCTGCCTTTGCCTGAGCTAG